DNA from Salmo salar chromosome ssa24, Ssal_v3.1, whole genome shotgun sequence:
GTTTAATGATAAAGTCTACTGTGTCTTACCTGTTATGAATTTAAAAGCTGGTTCCGCTTCCGATCCCATGATTTTAATCTTACTGAAGATAGGGAAGGTGACACCATGGGTGTTCTTGGCGTTGGCCTCGATGTCCCGGCTGGTCCCCATCTCGGTGTCCCCGAACTGGCCGCAGGGAAAAGCCAGCACGTTGAAATGGGACGTCCCCAGTTCGCGGTGCAGCTCTTGCAGAGAGCGGTAGTTATTGTCTGTGTGTTCGCTGTGGCTCGCCACGTTGACAACCAGAGACGCCTGCGCGCAGCAAGAAAAGCACAGCATTGTAAACATTAGGCCTAAATACTATATATTTTCTATATCTAAATCGCAGAAACCAGTTATCTAACATTTTAGAAAAACGAAGTGACTTCAGCAGTACGCCTACACTGAGTTCAGTTAGTTTACTTGCGGAGTTTTGCTGATGTGGACTTACTTTGCCTCGGTATCTCTCCAGAGAAACGCTTTTCCCTTTGGCGTCCTTCACCTCAAAAGAGTAGAAATCTTGCGGCTTCCGCGACATAGCGATTTTCAGAAAACTATGTAACATTAA
Protein-coding regions in this window:
- the LOC106585933 gene encoding probable glutathione peroxidase 8, which encodes MRPSSQPARLNPTAGHHSFPRTQSIIPSKMEALEVLGGYPNKPSNPRSRMVRVLLSMTVVMGCLLMLHSFLKIAMSRKPQDFYSFEVKDAKGKSVSLERYRGKASLVVNVASHSEHTDNNYRSLQELHRELGTSHFNVLAFPCGQFGDTEMGTSRDIEANAKNTHGVTFPIFSKIKIMGSEAEPAFKFITDSVKKIPKWNFWKFLVNPEGQVVRYWKAEEPVESVRQEATAMVRQIILKKRAEL